CAGGGGAAACGGGTCACTGTGACACTGATCAGGGAAGGATTTGTGGGTCAAAATGAGGTGGTGGAAGAGCTAACCCGACTGCCAAAAGAACCCCGCTACTGGCTGCGTGAAATCCTGTTATGTGCCGATGATGAACCCTGGTTGGCCGGACGAACCGTGGTGCCTGAATCCACGCTGTCTGGCCCCGAACTGGCCTTACAAAATTTGGGCAAGACTCCGCTGGGGCGTTATCTGTTTACATCATCGACATTGACCCGAGATTTTATTGAAATTGGTTGTGATGCCGGGCTGTGGGGACGCCGTTCCCGACTGCGACTGAGCGGTAAGCCGCTGATGTTGACCGAACTGTTTTTACCTGCATCACCGTTGTACTAAGAGGAAAATAAAATGGAGTGGAGTCTGACGCAGAATAAGCTGCTGGCGTTTCACCGCTTAATGCGTACGGATAAGCCCATCGGCGCCTTACTGCTGCTCTGGCCGACGCTGTGGGCGCTCTGGGTGGCGACCCCTGGCGTCCCTCAATGGTGGATCCTGGCGGTGTTTGTCGCCGGGGTTTGGCTGATGCGTGCCGCCGGATGCGTGGTTAATGACTATGCCGATCGGAAATTCGACGGGCACGTTAAACGCACGGCGAACCGCCCGTTGCCCAGCGGCGCGGTGACGGAGAAAGAGGCCAGGACGCTGTTTGTCGTGCTGGTGGTACTCTCTTTCCTGTTGGTGCTGACGCTCAATACCATGACCATTCTGCTGTCGATTGCAGCGCTGGCGCTGGCGTGGGTCTATCCATTTATGAAGCGTTATACCCACCTGCCGCAGGTCGTGCTGGGGGCCGCATTTGGCTGGTCGATTCCGATGGCCTTCGCGGCGGTGAGTGAATCGGTACCGTTGAGCTGCTGGCTGATGTTCCTGGCCAACATTCTGTGGGCGGTGGCCTACGATACGCAGTATGCGATGGTGGACCGCGATGACGATCTGAAAATCGGTATCAAATCAACCGCCATTCTGTTTGGCGAACATGACAAGCTGATCATCGGTATCTTGCAGGTGGCGGTGCTGGCGCTGATGGCGCTAATTGGTTGGCTGAACGGGCTGGGCCTGGGCTATTACTGGTCGGTACTGGTCGCAGGCGCGCTGTTTGCCTGGCAGCAGAAGCTGATTGCCAACCGCGAACGCGAAGCATGCTTTAAAGCGTTCATGAACAATAACTACGTGGGACTGGTATTGTTTATCGGTCTGGCGATGAGTTACTGGCACTTATAAAACATCTTGCCCGATGGCGCTGCGCTTATCGGGCCTACCAAACCGTAAGCCGATGTAGGCCGGATCAGGCGGAACGCCGCCATCCGGCAATCTGACAT
The DNA window shown above is from Citrobacter farmeri and carries:
- the ubiC gene encoding chorismate lyase; translated protein: MSHPALTQLRALRYFEEIPALDPEQLDWLLLEDSMTIRFEQQGKRVTVTLIREGFVGQNEVVEELTRLPKEPRYWLREILLCADDEPWLAGRTVVPESTLSGPELALQNLGKTPLGRYLFTSSTLTRDFIEIGCDAGLWGRRSRLRLSGKPLMLTELFLPASPLY
- the ubiA gene encoding 4-hydroxybenzoate octaprenyltransferase encodes the protein MEWSLTQNKLLAFHRLMRTDKPIGALLLLWPTLWALWVATPGVPQWWILAVFVAGVWLMRAAGCVVNDYADRKFDGHVKRTANRPLPSGAVTEKEARTLFVVLVVLSFLLVLTLNTMTILLSIAALALAWVYPFMKRYTHLPQVVLGAAFGWSIPMAFAAVSESVPLSCWLMFLANILWAVAYDTQYAMVDRDDDLKIGIKSTAILFGEHDKLIIGILQVAVLALMALIGWLNGLGLGYYWSVLVAGALFAWQQKLIANREREACFKAFMNNNYVGLVLFIGLAMSYWHL